The DNA segment CAGCTCGGCGCCGAGGCCGTCGGCCTCGGCCGTCTGCATCGCGTTGACGACCTGCCCGGAGCTGGTGAACAGCAAAACATCGGCGCCATCCGCAGCGATCGCGCGAATCGCCGCGCGCAGCGGGCCGCGGTCCTCCGGCAGGGCCCATCGATAGACCGGCACGCTCACGACGGCAGCGCCGCGCGCCTGGAGGCCCGCGATCAGCTCGCGGTTGCAGACGCCGGATTCCTGTACCGCGACGCGCTTGCCTTCGAGGTCCTCGGCCTGCGCAACGCTCGCCAGCACTTCGCGCCAGGTGTTGGGCTCGGGGATCGCGATGTTGGGTGCGATTCCCAACTCGCGCAGCGCGCTGACGGGTTTGGGACCGCGCGCCACGGTCACGGTTCGGCCCAGCGCCTCGACAATCGCGGCGCGCGGATGGCGTGTTTCGATAACGCGAAACAACTCGCGCACGCCGACTCCGGTGAGAAAGATTGCGAGGTCGAATTCGCCCGCCAGGAGGCGGCGGGCGAACTCGAAGGCGGCGGGATTGTTCTCCAGCGGCACTTCGCGCATCGAGGGCGCGACCCTGGCGACGCCGCCGAAGCGGCGGATCATCGCGGCGGTCTCCTCCGCCATCCGACTTTCGAAGGCGAACACGCGCAGGCCGTTGAAGCCCGCCGACGAGGGCGCCGGCGCTTCGGATTCTGCCTGAGGGGTCATCCGTGCACGCGAAAAAATCGCTGCGACTATCTTGGCGGCGGCGACCGCCCATGTCCATCGGGCTTCGGAGCCTGCTCTTCTCGCATAAATGCCGCTGGTAGGCTGCGCCGCGCATCCTTATACTGGCCGACAAAGGAGCGTCCCCGATGATACGCAAGGCCTGCTTGGCGCTGATGGCCGTGATCGTTGTTATCGCTGGTCTCGCGCTGGCCCAAAGCTCATCGCCGCAAGACAAGGACGCCGCTCGGGAAGCGGGCTCGATGCCGCTGTACAAGGGGCTCGGCCGCGTGCATCACCCGGTCACTACTTCCTCGCCGCTTGCCCAGAAATACTTCGACCAGGGGCTCGCGTTCGCCTACGGCTTCAACCATCAGGAGGCCGAGCACTCCTTCGAGCAGGCGGCGCGGGTGGATCCGCACATGGCGATGGCCTATTGGGGGAGCGCGCTGGTGCTGGGGCCCAATTACAACCTGCCGCAGGGTGAGAACACGGCGAAAAAGGTGCGCGCCGCGCTCGAAAGCGCGCGCAAGGCGGAAAGCGGCGCCACTGCCGAGGAACGCGACCTGATCGACGCGCTCTCACGCCGCTACGGCAGCGACGGCGTCGGCAGTCCGGCGGCCGATCAGGCCTACGCCAACGCGATGCGCGCGGTGGCGCATCGCTACCCCGACGATCTTGACGTGCAGACGCTGTTCGCCGAATCGCTGATGGACCTTCATCCGTGGCAGCTCTGGAGCCGCGATGGCAAGCCCGGCCCCGACACGCTCGAGATCGTCACGACGCTGGAGATGGTCCTGAAGAAGGATCCCGATCACATCGGCGCCAACCACTACTACATCCATGCGGTCGAGGCGTCGGCCGACCCCGCGCGTGGCACGCCGAGCGCCGAGCGCTTGGGCGCGCTGGCGCCGGCGGCGGGCCACCTGGTGCATATGCCGGCGCATATTTACATCCGCACGGGCCGCTTCCACGACGCCGCCCAAGCCAACGTCCGCGCGATCAAGGCCGACCAGGATTTCTTCGCCGCAAGCAATGAAACCGGCGTCTATCCGCTCGTTTACTACACGCACAACATCCATTTTCTCTGCTACTCGCAGATGACCGAGGGGCGCGGGCGCGAAGCACTTCTAAGCGCGCGCCTGCTCGAAACCAAGGTGCCGCTTGACGCCGTGCGCGAGATGCCGATGGCGGAGTTCTTGGTGCCGATGCCATACTTCACCGAGGCGCGCTTCGGGATGTGGGACGCGATCCTCAAGGAGCCCGCGCCGCCCAAGGACCTTCCGTTCACAACCGCGATGTGGCATTACGCGCGCGGACTTGCGTTCAGCGCCCGCCACGAGTTCGACAAGGCGGCGCAGGAGCAGAAGGAACTGGACGCCGCAGTCGCCGCGCTGCCCCCGGAGCGCCCCATCGGAACAAGCAACCGGGCCAAGGCCGTGGCGCAGGTTGCAACCGCCGCGCTCGAAGGCGAAATCGCCATCGCGAAGGGGAATCCTGCGGAGGCGATTGCGCAGCTGACCGACGCAGTACGGCGCCAGGACGCGCTCATCTACGAGGAGCCGCCGATCTGGTATTACCCGGTGCGCGAATCGCTGGGCGCGGAGCTGATGGCGGTTGGGCGGACGCAGGAGGCGGAAACGGTCTATCGCGAGGACCTGAGAATCAATCCCGGTAATCCGCGCTCGCTGTGGGGGCTCGAGCGATGCCTGCGC comes from the Candidatus Binataceae bacterium genome and includes:
- a CDS encoding tetratricopeptide repeat protein, yielding MIRKACLALMAVIVVIAGLALAQSSSPQDKDAAREAGSMPLYKGLGRVHHPVTTSSPLAQKYFDQGLAFAYGFNHQEAEHSFEQAARVDPHMAMAYWGSALVLGPNYNLPQGENTAKKVRAALESARKAESGATAEERDLIDALSRRYGSDGVGSPAADQAYANAMRAVAHRYPDDLDVQTLFAESLMDLHPWQLWSRDGKPGPDTLEIVTTLEMVLKKDPDHIGANHYYIHAVEASADPARGTPSAERLGALAPAAGHLVHMPAHIYIRTGRFHDAAQANVRAIKADQDFFAASNETGVYPLVYYTHNIHFLCYSQMTEGRGREALLSARLLETKVPLDAVREMPMAEFLVPMPYFTEARFGMWDAILKEPAPPKDLPFTTAMWHYARGLAFSARHEFDKAAQEQKELDAAVAALPPERPIGTSNRAKAVAQVATAALEGEIAIAKGNPAEAIAQLTDAVRRQDALIYEEPPIWYYPVRESLGAELMAVGRTQEAETVYREDLRINPGNPRSLWGLERCLRAEGKTKEAAKVAKQFRKAWRYADSDPAPPKQVATRSRG